Within Candidatus Auribacterota bacterium, the genomic segment CACGGGAGTGATCGTCACTCTTTTTCTCATCCTGCTCATTCTGGGAATGATGATATGCCGGAAGGCCCCCGATTTCTACGGGCATCTCCTCGCGCTCGGCATCGTTTCGGTGATCAGCCTCCAGGCGATCATCAACATCGCCGTGGTGACGGGGACGCTGCCGACGAAGGGGCTGCCGCTCCCCTTCATCAGCTTCGGCGGTTCCAGCATGATTGTCAACCTGTTTGCGGTCGGCGTGCTGATGAATATCGGAAAGCATATGGGAGTGGACATGGCGACTCACTACCTGGAGGCGCATTCCGACAGGACGTTCAGAATATGAGGATCGCGTTCGCCGCGGGGGGGACCGCGGGGCATCTGTACCCGGCGCTCTGCACTGCGGATGAGCTGCGCAGGCGCGATCGGTTGTTTGAGGCGCTGTTCCTGGTTTCGCGGCGGGGGAGGGAGCGGGAGATTCTTGAGCAGTACGGTTTCCCGTGTGAGGAGGTCTCCGCGAGTGGCTTCGGGGGAGCGCTCTCCCTGAGGATTGTTCCTGTGGTGGCAACGATGCTGAGTTCATACAGGACGTCGCGCGCGCTGATGAGAGGAAGGGGAACGCAGGCGCTCATCGGCTACGGTGCGTACGTGTCCGTTCCACCCGCGCTCGCGGCGCGGGCGCTCGGGCTGAAGGTGATCATCCACGAACAGAACGCGGTGATGGGACGGGCGAACCGAGTGCTGGCGCGGCTCGCGGACAGAGTGGCACTGGGGCTGCCGCTCTCCGATGAACACCAGTGGGCGGAGAGGGGGTACCTGCTCACGGGTATCCCCCTGCGGCCGGAGATGCTCCAGGGGGTGACGAGAGAGGAGGCGCGGGGGTATCTCGGCGTGGATCCCGGCGCGTTCACTGTCCTCGTGATGGGAGGGAGCCAGGGGGCTCGGGCGATCAACAGGATGGTGGCGGAGGGGAGCGGCCTCCTCGCGAGGGGCGGAGACCTCCAGGTTGTCCACCTGAGCGGGAGAGGAGACTATGACTCGGTGGTCAGGGCGTACGCGCGCGTCGGCCTCAGGGCGGTGGTTGTCCCCTACCTGAGAGAGATGGAGTGGGCGTATGCGGCAGCGGATCTCGCAGTCTGCCGCGCGGGCGCGATGACACTGGCGGAGCTCGCCCAGTCGGGGCTTCCCTCGGTGTTGATCCCGTACCCGCGCGCGGTGGGGGATCATCAGGCGGCGAACGGGCGCCTCTTCGAAAGAATCGGGGCGGCGCTCCTCCGGGACGAGTCAGGGCTGAGCGCAGAGGGGCTCGCGGCAATCATACTGTCACTGAAGAGA encodes:
- the murG gene encoding undecaprenyldiphospho-muramoylpentapeptide beta-N-acetylglucosaminyltransferase, with amino-acid sequence MRIAFAAGGTAGHLYPALCTADELRRRDRLFEALFLVSRRGREREILEQYGFPCEEVSASGFGGALSLRIVPVVATMLSSYRTSRALMRGRGTQALIGYGAYVSVPPALAARALGLKVIIHEQNAVMGRANRVLARLADRVALGLPLSDEHQWAERGYLLTGIPLRPEMLQGVTREEARGYLGVDPGAFTVLVMGGSQGARAINRMVAEGSGLLARGGDLQVVHLSGRGDYDSVVRAYARVGLRAVVVPYLREMEWAYAAADLAVCRAGAMTLAELAQSGLPSVLIPYPRAVGDHQAANGRLFERIGAALLRDESGLSAEGLAAIILSLKRDAAAMKKMSAAARSLASPRAAQRLADLIEETVCNP